The sequence gcactaaagttttacattgttttatttttgaacgcaggtttttttggacataattctacatttgtaagttcatgatagagatttcactacagtacttgtattagatgaactgaaaaatacttttttttacagtgcaaatatttaatcaaaaataaatataaagtgaagactgtacgctttgtattgtgttgtagtTTAAATccgtatttgaaaatgtagtaaacatccaaaaatatttaaataaatggtattccattattgtttaatggTGCGATTAATTGTGCAAATAATCGCAATtatttaattgcatgattaattgcgattaattttttttaatcgcttgacagcccgaCTTTTAACTAGATTGTTGGGGGGGTTTTAAGCCTGTTTTACAGTAATAGTTGAACAGGTGATTTAGAGAAGCAATTACATCTTCTCATCACTTCCCATTGTTGAAGTGACTTCATTAATAATCCCATCATATGAAGTTTGACAAAAGAGTGGTTCACCTTTTAGACTGTAGGGTGGTACTTTACAAAACTATAATCTCTGTTGCACCAATTCGTGCTCTGCGAATTCAGGATGAATTTATCATACCAAGAGTCATCTTCCTTGTATTAACTTTTCTTTTCCAAATCCGAGCTTATGCTCCATCCAGTTTTAGTATAATAATTGAAAAAGCATGGATTTACAGAAGGCACCTATACTGAAGCCAGGTGTACTGACTCTGGCAGAAACTGATGGACATCCATTAGTTGACGAAAGTAGGTAGACCAATACccacaatatttcaaaattgtaATTTGCTTATGTCAACTATTTTTCTTCGTTGTCAGCAATCACCCACTGGTAATTACTTCCTCCTTTTATGAATTAAGAGTCAGATTCTACATTCAAGTGAATATTCTGGCCTTATTTCATAtagtgttttatttatatttttaaaaaatatgatgcAATGTTTTTGGCTCATGTACAAGATACAACCATTCAGATCAATGTCCAAAACCCCCAAACCTCTCTAGACCTTCCCCTTCAAATCTCTCCCATCCAATTATGAAGGAGTAGAATTTGGGATCTGGGGTATACAGATGACAAGATAATGCAATGGTCAAGCACCTCTCACTAATGATTGGTTTCTACTCTCCTTGTGATTAAGCCATGGGACTGTTGGCTCAGCACTTCATATATCAGCTGATCAGTTGAGATGCAGTCTTTGAAGTAGATTGGACACAATCTTTAAGGCTTCAGCAGTTAAAAATGGCACTCTTCAACCAAGAATCTCAGAGCACTCAAAGTATGAATGGCAATTAATTAAACATCTCAGTACCCTGAGGTAGGTAGGTATACTtttcaatctgtaaaatgggtaagGCAcaggggttaagtgacttgccatcGGCTATAAGCAAGTCTGACAGAGACAGAAGAGAAACTAATTTGACTCTCAATCCTGTCAATCAGTAACAAGAAAATAATTATCCATGCACTTAAGTCAATCTGAGTTACTTATAGGCAAGATTGGCCTTATGTAGTATTCTCAGTGCACCCTATATCTTCAAGTATTCCAGCAATTTCTCTTTAGATGAGAGATTTTTAGATTTAAGACAGTGATATGGAGTCATTACATAGTTTCTCACTGAACTTCTCTGTCAAAAAAATCGTTACAAGTAAACATTCAACTTTAAATGTAAACAGTGACTGAATGAACCATTTTAAATACAAGTTTACATTTAATTTGCTGCTATTGAAccattggccaagattttcaaaagtgactcagctTCTGAATGTCCAACTGGTGATACCTTAAAGGGTTCCAATTTTAAAGGGGTCTCCCATTGGAGCTCCAGAAATGAAGGTAACCAAGTCattagtcccttttgaaaatcttgtccattGTCTTCTGATTACTAGACATTCTACGGATGAGAGATTTCTAAAAACTCAGACATTCCAGCAGGGCAATGTAAGTGACCTGCATAAGCATGCAGAGGATCAACTTTTGGACTCATATTTTATCAGCCAGAAGTCTTGACTTTAAGCCTCCAAGACTAAGATAATCAATGGAAATTGTGTTCAAGGAGAAGTTGCAAGACAATGCTTTGAAAATTTACACGGTGTATATTAAGGTGGGGATGTGGAAGGAGAGAAATAATCCTACTAGTTACCAACTAGCCATTGGTATGGGTCGCTTGTTAATGGGATCTAGGGAAAGACACGTATCTGACTTGCCTAGCAATAACTACTGTTCTGCAACAGAGAGCAGTAAATAGGTGATGAAGTTGAGGAGAATACATGTAGTCATTATTTTAGATAACCCCCAACCACGATTTTCATAGAGAATATCCTCTGTCCTCTTAAGCATGGCTTCCTGCCATGTATTGTCTCATACTGTccagttaatgtttaaaattagacAAATTAATTCAGAAACCATAACGCTATACAAGCTTGACAGATTAACTAGCTTTCATCAATACAGCCCATTACTACTTCTAGAACCAGTAGAAAACCCACCTATCATCCAAATGAGGTATCTATTTTGTTAGTTATTCAATGCTTAATATATTCACAGTGGtttaaagttttaatttaaaaaatggttagTGTTAAGtccaattttaatattaaaaatcttTTTCCTTCTGAATAAACAGTAAATAAAACTTGTAAGGGAATATCAGTAGTTTGATACGTTGGAAAGGATTCCAACACAAGTAGTTACAAATCAGCTTTTTCCTATCTCAAAATGCATGGGAGCTCAAAGATTAGTACCTTTATGCACGGTTCAGTTCTAGCACCAAAAACTTGTATAAACAAGTTTCATGCTGGAAAAATACATCAAACTTTTTCAAAACAATAACTTCATTTCCATTATGAAATAATTCACTTGCTCCTAGCTGTGCAGAAGAGCTGTAAGTCTTTCACATTTGTGAAAAATGTCTTGCAAGGTACTGCCCCTTTTCAAATGTACATCTTCCAATGAAGATTAATTCCTCACTCCTCCAGAGTCAAGTTTGGGATTGTGGGGCAGGAAGTGACATAGACTTTTTAAACATCTTAAACTCTTTTGCAGGCCCCGGATATGGTGGTGGTGGGACGTCGTATTTTCCACCTAATGTCACAGCTTCTTCATAAGTTGGCAGTCCTGACTCATCATCTGTTCTTAGAGGGAGTGGATTTAAAGAAACCTCTTCATGTCTTCTGAAGATGATAGATGAATGTCTTCTACTTCTTACACTGTCTGAGTACCTAAACAGAGTTAAAAGTATTATgaatgacattttcatttttatatatgaAGGAGAGGATTACATAGCCTTTTGCCAAAGCAAGTACATTTTTAATAATCTTAAACAGCATGGGCCAAATGGGTATTCCCAGAACCTAGGCTGAGGAACACAGTTAAGTGCTGCATAAATTCACAGAGACAAGGATGGGGCAGAATCCTCCTCTAGGACCTACTATGACAGTTACTTCACGGCAATGGCTGGAGTAGCTTCTGTAACTCTGTTGCCCATTCATACTTGTGAGGTTGAGAGGagtagagagaggaggagggctAGAGAATCCATGTAGCAGTGGATCCTCCAGATTACTTCAGCTCCCTATCCCAGCAGAACTATGCAAAGGTCCACCCCTCCTTTGAGTTGCAGAATTGTGCCTCCTTCACTAGAAGAGGGGCTTCTATGCTTATGGAAGTCAGACAGGATTTGCTTTTAACAGGTAGAGAAGAGGCCCTTAAAGGATTCCAACACAAGTAGTTACAAATCAGCTTTTTCCTATTTCAATAGATATTTAAGTTGCAATGATATTTACTGTTGTAAATAGTGTAACTCAATTTACTGTTATTTTTATGTACACTCTTCcttttatttaatatataatCAAAATTCAGTGCAGTTTTCTGCACTGAAGATCACTGGGATATTTCCGTGTATGCCAcagtgtgcatttaaaaaaaaaaaaaaaaaaaaagtgctgtttACACGAACTGACAAGCGCTCTTCTTTAAGATCATTAAGTGCTGATTACTTATATAGTTGATCTCAACTTTAGTGTTTCAAGTACTAGTACACAGTCTAGTTTTTAAATCATATTCCATAAtcatatgtaaaataaatatcgTAAGTAATAATAGAATATTAATAAAATAGCATATTTGTTTCTTAAATACTCAATGTTCTGTGGAGTTTATGGGTGCTTCAAATGATAGTGGTAAAGCTTTTAGTCATAAGGGGAGTCTTAGTGTGGGTAGTATCACAGATTATACTTTGATGGTGTACATaaccctgggggaaaaaaaatcagactttatGGTTTCATCCTTTCTTCAACCTGTATAGAATCAAGAACACATGCTTATACTGCAAATGAATACGCATTTGGTTCATGGTGAAGTCTTGTACCTACAACAACCCTGGAGGAGCAGATATCCAATAGCACTATACTTGATAATTTTAGGTTTAAAGGtgtattttcaattaaaaatgcattcaGTTTACTTCTTTGTAAATaattgtgtgtattttaaaaaaaatgatgcagTTGAAAGGAAAGTAACCAAAACTGCCatagattttaaaaacagaaagaaaattgGAGAGGAGATTTATACTAACAAGCTGGCCAAACAAGTTTTTGAAGTCTGAAAGCTCTATTACATATCATTTAGTCCACAATGAGATTGTGTAAACTAAAATCTGATTtaccttttttccctcctttagCTATTCACAGAGTCCACTTAACTTTTTTAATACAGTTGCCTAACACAAGTATTTCAATTCAGTGATGGACAAATGGCATACTTAGTGCCATCTGTAAGCCTTTCACATTGTTTACTGGTGTGAATTTATGCTTGCAAGCATATATTTATTGCTATGTATCTCCTGCTTTACAGCATATTATATTTATCACAGCACAAAATATTCTCATGAATCTCAGATAAACATACTAGTTACTAACTGTGCCAATTAAGGAGATTCCACTGTATTACAATAGTAGTTTCCATTGTGAAGCTCACAGAAAGGCTGTCTTGAGGAATCTATAGATCTTCAGCAAGCTAATTCTTTGGAAAAAGTCAAGTCCACTCATACTTCCTCTAGCACAATTCAATTTCTCCAGCAGTTACAAATTCTAATATCTAAAACTATTCTTAAAACCAGTTCACACTCCTCCATTGCAGGTTTCAAAAACCAGATCTGGCTCAGGGCTCCCTCATGCTGAAACCATTTTTCTTGGTAAAGATTTTGGGGCCCAGCAAAGTATTGTTTAACAGGATCTGTGACCCATACAAAAgtcatttgttttatatattttcttgTGATTTATAGTTACAATCTTGTAGAACCTTAACTCTAAGAATGATATTTTCAACAGCATTTAGTAGTGACCTAACTcggtctccactgaagtcaatagtaaaatttccattcacttcactgaGAGCAGCatgattttgaaaattccacctatATTACTAAAGTTTTTTCTATGAAAGTAAAGTGAAATATTATTCTCAATTCCTTACCCAGGTGGTTGTCTTGCTTTGCATCTGTTTTTccagaaataataaataagtaatcCAGttaaaaccaacagaactccagtAGCAACTAGGCCAGTCAGAAGTCCTGTAACATCAATTTTTTGTGTAGCTTCACCACCTGAACAGAAATCAGTAATTATTTCCAGTTGACTAACACTATAGCATTATTAACAATGCTTCGTCAGTGGTGGCCTTCTCTCTTTTTGAAGATTTGAGAGAGATGTTATAGTAAGATTAACAGTAGTAGTTCCTTTCTATTAGTCTTCTCACATGACAAGCCATCACATCAATCCAGCGCTTTAATGCCCACCCCAAGACATTAATGCCCACCCCAACCAAAAGCAAAAGTTAACAAATATTCCTCTCCTAGATCATTTATATATGCATGTTTTTGAGATTCTCCACCAATCCATCCCCACCAATTGTTATTTCACACACTTATTGCATCTTTCATCAGATTAAGTCCTTCAGAGCAGATCCTGACTTTCACTCTATCTGTATAGCACCTACCACAGTGAGGTCCTGATCCTAACTGGGGCCTCTATAAACTATTGcagtacaaaataaaaacagacgTAGGAAGCAGCAGAATTATAGTTGCAAAGTTTCTATATTGTCTAATACATACAAGGAAATGGATAGCAGAATGCATATTTCAATATGCAATAGTAAAGGGCCAAAGTCTTCCAACTCCCCGAACGTCAcaaatatattatataatatctaatatacatttcagtatataaaaagaaaatgcacaaaaatataaaaagacagTAATCAAGGGTTATAACTGTGCCAGCTGAATACTTAGTTATGACCAGATGACAACATAAATTGCAACatattggggaggggggttctAGAATGTGTGTGAGGGGAGCAATATTTGCAATGTAATGGAGAGAAACGAGATAAGCTCTGATCTTGACTTACCGAATTTTGTGCTGGGTCCCTTAATGGAATACTCTTTCCAAAAAGTCatctatgaaaataaaaatgtttttttaaatagttcaaGCCTATATGTGATGTATAACTTAAACAAGAGATTGTGGACAGAATTCAGACATGGCATAAATgggcacaactcccactgaagtcaaaagttgCACCTGCTTACCCCAGGGCTGAAATTCCACTTGTATATTCAGGTATAACATCATAAAAAACTGCCATACTAGAACAAACCAATGGTCCACTTAAACCGATAGAAAGAAATGCCAgctgtttaaaagaaaaggaaagagacaaaCCAAGAACACCTCTAAATTGCAATACTGTATCATGTAGAGAAATTTCTTCTTGATACCACTTAGTAATTAGCTTAGACTGACAATGGAGATTGGTGATGCTTATAATTTATCCTAGTTAGTGTAAATTCCAATGCTACTAATGCAAGTGTCTGATCTTACAAAGTTACTTGCCTCAATAATATCCTTGAacagtgagttccataggttaataATACGATGCATATAAGAGAATATTTTATGACTAAAGACAGTAATGCACTGTATAAAATTTAATCCTATAGTTAAGACTGAAACTAAGCCACAACCCACATTGGAAAAggtgtggggttgggggcagggcaggaggaagAAGCCACTGTGCAGCAGAAGCCTCCAGGGAAAATATGATGTAGTCATGTAAAATTCCTCCTGGGAGACTCCTAGGGAATGCAAACTCCAGTGGCAGCTCCATCCTCCTGGGAGAGGGTGCACTGCTTGCTCCGTCTGCAACTGAGTGCAGAGGATGGCAGGGGCCCTGGAGAGATTTGCACTACAGGCAGCACTAGCTGTTTGGAGGATTGCAAGTACTGCTCTCATCTGCGTCTTGCTCCTTCctgtggagtgggggggaggggtgaaaggcTTGCACCCCTTTTCCTGCTCCTgccaaagttttttttcactATACAGTAGCATCTTCAAAGTTGCTCCTTATCCATGGAACACTCACACTTAACTGATCCACAAGGTCACCACTGCCCTCTTCTCAAGATTCCCCTTTGCTGTAACTTGTATATAAAACCAGCCAATTAATGAGTGAGGGGAGATAGAAATAGTTGGCActttatatatacattttttaaaagtataaaataCACAAAATTATTTGTGTGATTTTATCCTCTTCCCAGGtcacttttccccccaaaaaagttccCAGTTCTGAAGATACTTATGTATGTGCCTAGCTTTACTTTTGTgtgtagtcctactgaagtcccACTTAGTTTGTAAGTACTCGCAGAATCATAGCCTTTGCCTGCAAGCTTTTTGGGGCACGTACCGTGAATTCGTGTGTGTTCACTGCATTCCTAACACAATTGGCCCCATCTGATTGGGGCTTCTggttctactgtaatataaataataatggcaGAACTCCTATTTTAAATAATCTCTTCTGAAGGGCAACAGTAGTTTATAATAACCATCTACTGATGGCCACCCAGTATTTTAAACTAAATCAAAGCAATTACCGTTTTATCAGGGTCTTCAAAAATTTCTCTTGCCTCTTCATAATTGCACTGCTCCTCATAGCATTCTCTTTCTAGATTACCAGGGGTAAATACTTCAAAATCAAATCTGTTATACAGAAGATGTCGTCCAATGAACAAATTGGCTTCTTTTTCCGATGTAAacactaacaaaaaataaattattttaaaacagttaAATTAGGGTGATAGTTCTGGTATTCTTACAAAAAACTCTGGAGCTCTTTAAAATCCCAAAATAAAAACatctctctgtttttttcccGTTTTACCGGATATAAAAGGAGACTTCAAGGCCTTTTCTTTGCTGCCAACACAACAGTTCTCTTTCTGCCTGTTCCACattcaaatttaaatattttctgtcCCTTGTAAATAGTTTCAGATTTTCTCATAGCAACTTTTTAGAATTTGGTCCTCATGCCAGCTGTCTGAAATGCAAGTGACCACAGCTGTGGTATTGACCCTGCTGGAGTGTGGGAGTGCCTGGGAATCCTAAGGTTCCTTGTAATATTCAATTACTTTAAGATGGACTTCTAAGCAGACCCAGACTGAGCAAGATCCAGTATGCACATCTTGAAAAAGCCTAAGGGTTACCTCCTTTGATATGTTCCAGTAAGAATCCTAGGCATACATTCCTTTTCACACATTCTGGTATCTGAATTCTAATCTTTGTTTTAGAAATTGAGTTTCCATCAGCACAGTGGACAAATTCCATTAATTTCTTCTTAATATCACACTATTTAGGAACAGCATTTAAGGGTAGATTgaagttttaaacaaaaagggcaatacattatttttataccttttaaataaatgttgcTCT is a genomic window of Malaclemys terrapin pileata isolate rMalTer1 chromosome 4, rMalTer1.hap1, whole genome shotgun sequence containing:
- the PRRG4 gene encoding transmembrane gamma-carboxyglutamic acid protein 4 produces the protein MSVVLVLLCQLPIMFAFPHCTRRLKDSKHTGKEVFTSEKEANLFIGRHLLYNRFDFEVFTPGNLERECYEEQCNYEEAREIFEDPDKTMTFWKEYSIKGPSTKFGGEATQKIDVTGLLTGLVATGVLLVLTGLLIYYFWKNRCKARQPPGYSDSVRSRRHSSIIFRRHEEVSLNPLPLRTDDESGLPTYEEAVTLGGKYDVPPPPYPGPAKEFKMFKKSMSLPAPQSQT